The Alosa alosa isolate M-15738 ecotype Scorff River chromosome 17, AALO_Geno_1.1, whole genome shotgun sequence genomic sequence TGGTTAGGCTGTGTACGTATGCATGTTCtgtttgcatgtgagtgtgtatgtgtgcagggtgtgagtgcatgtgtgtgtgtgtgtgtgtgtgtgtgtgtgtgtgtgtgtgtgtgtgtgtgtgtgtgtgtgtgtgtgtgcatttatcttAGTAAACGTGTTCAGAGAacgtgtgcatgagtgtgtcttTACAAATATATGGAAAAGGCAAACCGTGGGTTGAAGGCTGTTTTTCTAGGCTATGGCTCTATCCTGGAAGTCAAAGGTAgagttttagttttttttttctcctcatctGCATTTTGTGTAGATCCAGCATTTCATGTGGAGAAatcaatggaaaaaaaacaaggatCTAAATATCCAAGTATACAATGGAAAAAGAGTGAAAGGCAGAGGAGGGGTACAAATGCACAATTCTTAATAGTCCATAAGTTAAACAACAAAGAATGACCGCCTCCTCTTAAATGAACacagaaataaaaacacacaatatacatgaaaacaaaacaaacaaacaaacagacaaacaaaaacaaaaaagttccAGCTGCTCATGAATTGAAGGCAATCTGACTGCAATTCTACAGAGGGCCTGAGGAAATCACATCCTGAGCTCTCCAAGGCCTCCTTCCAATGCTGCTTCAgttccctgtgtttgtgtgtgtgtgattgtgagtgtgtgtatgaccctACGAGTGGTCTTaccactcctcttcctcctcctcttcctcctcctcttcctctttgacCGGTGGAGGGGAAGGGAAGGTCTCGGGAGCCGggctcctcctgctctcctggCTGGTGTGAgctgcttcctcctcctcttcttcctcctcttcctcctcctcctcttgctcctgctCCTGTTTCTTCTGGCAGCAGGGTTTGTAGAGATGGGGGTCAATCAGGACCTCTCCAAAGCGGCCTTTGTAGATGATGCCACAGCAAACCTTTTGTCTGAAACCAGCCAAAAAGATACCGTGAGGACCAATTCTATGCGacagaaatacacaaacacacatgacacGGAGAGCCAAGCACAGCCTCACCTTTTCCAATAGGTGAGATCTAAGAAGGAGAAGACTGGAGATCGGGAGGAGCCAGGTGTCAGCTCCGAGTCAGAGCCTTCATCCGATTGGTTGCTGTAACTCGGTGACTGTGCTGGGCTTGCGCTGGAGGTGGTGCTGTGAGCATCTGAGtctgaagaggagagagagagagagagagagagagagagagagagagagagagagagagagagagagagagagagagagagagagagagagagcaacatgTTGGACAACTGAATATGCAAATAATCGGAACAATCCAACGCAAACAAACAGCTTCCGAACAAACAGCCTTACTATGTCTTTTCAGCTCTTTCTGGACGCGGCTGATCTGGCTTGGCCGGGCTCTCCTGGAGATGGACTTTGCCTTTTTGGACTTGACTGTAGTCTTCAGGCTTGGCCCTCCTCGCGCATCCACTACCTGTGTGCCATGCGAAGACAAGGGCCTCATTAAGACAAGAGGGGCATGAATAGTTTAACACTGCTCTCTGAATGCCAGCAGAGCAGCTATGGCACAGAGCTGGGAGTAAAAACAAAATGCTCACATGATTCCAGTTCTTCTTAGAACCTGCTGGCAACTTCTTCCAGCGTTTCACAAGGAGAACACAAGCATTGCAGATTTCTCCTGAGCGAGTCTCACACAGGCTGAAGAAGCAAAGTGGTGTccaaaaaagagagacaaacgcaccaacatttatttttaaaaacagcaaCAGTCAACCCCTATTAATAGCAAATGCAACAAGAGCCCTGCTATTCTAAAATCCTGTTGGCCTACTGACTCACTCATCGTTGGTTACCATGACAACGGCATCTTACATTGTGCACAGGCCTTGACAAACTGACAGGAGACCTCTAGGACAGTGAGTCAAACAAGTCACTCAAACTGATACCTTCAGttatttcatttgcataaaatAATTGCGCAGTACATGAAACTAATCCATTTAACAAATATCCAATTATGCGATTAATAGGTTACATTTTGAACACATGTATACAGCGTGCTCATAAATGCTACTCCCAGGAATATTTAATTCTCACCCAAAGCAGCTCTGAAAGTCCTTCTCGTAGCGCTTGCTGTCAGTGAAGCGGGAGCTGGAGGATTTCGCCCTGCAGATACAACAGCCGTCCAGGCTTCTGTACATTTTCGGCTTATGAAAGCCAAACATCTTCAAAGGAGAAATATGCATTTAGACCAATGATAACAATCTAGAAGTCAACAATCATTACATAACATTTGACTTAAATTCACATAGGTCAGCAAAGGGCCAAAAGGCCCCGTGTACCGCATGCtcatataaataataatttatttggaTTTTTAGCAGCTACGCACAATACACGTCACTCACTGAAAAATCGGGTGTCTCTCGCCCTACTTAACCCAGACGGAAAGAACTAGGTTATCAGTCATAACGTCAATGGGATAAGCGCACATGCACTGTTGTCCCGAGTCTTATGTAAGCACGGTGCTGATGCGACTAAGGCCATCCGCTCAGAGGAATGAGGCAGTGAGGCATCTGTCAAAGGTTTAAATATCATGCCATGGATGTATCTATAGACTTGAGTTTACGTCAAACGACTAAAGAGTGAAATGTGAAATGCGGTCAAATAGTAGACTATTGGCGAGGTTGTGTCGCCACTTTTCAAACTAACGAATCTCCATAATCTTAAATCATGCTGGCAATGACGCACATGTTAAATgtcatacgcacatgcacatatatgACTTTATCCAAGAATAACCGTAAATACAAGATTCAGACTTGCTGCCCCTCTCCAGATCGGCATCTCTCAGGACTCGCGGCACAACCTCTTGTATAATTCGGTCTCTGACGTAATTCAAACATGGCAACGAGTTTCAAAGGGGAAGGAGGGGCCGATGCAGAATTGATACAGCGAACATTCAACACGATCTAAATGTGGATATTTAAAGTATCAAAAGTCTAACCGATACAGAAAATAACGATATAAGTTCTTATGAAAAGATAAAAATAGATGAATGCGTAAACTTAGCCATTTAACACGACCGTGTGGAAGGGTATGCGCCAAATACTTCGCATGCGGAGTGAAGGCAGCCTACATCGACAAATTCACCGCCCACTCTCGGAGGAAGCATGGCTTTCTTGCTGCATCACATACGCATCCATATACATAACACGTTTCAACCGCATTATAACCACTCGGCGATTTAGGCACCATCAAAGTCCTTAATCTATACAAATACTCGAGTAAAGATACTTGAGGGGTGTCTCACGCAGGGCAACACTTAACAACAAAGTAACACACTCCATGCCGTGCCCTTTGTTTTCGGACTGATTCTGCGTCAGTGGATCGTGCGACTCCATGCTTGTGCCCAACTGTAAACACATGCACGCTCCAACTTTGCCTCAACGTTACATGGCACATTTCGCAAAACATCGCATACCTCACATTTATGACAGGGTAATAGCAGAAGCCCTCTTTTACATTTGAAATATCCATTTTAAAGTCAATTGCCATGTAGAACGCCATGCACGAAGAACCACGGAGTCAAAACTACTCCATCAAATTCTATGAAACAAGTCGTGAAACAAGAAAAATACTTTCTTTTCAGTAAATGAAGGGCATTTATTTTACGTGTCACTCGCTTATGTGACATTGTCGTTGAACATCACAAGTGTTATCGTTGGCTTGTTTTGAAGCACACCCATCAGGCGTGAGACCACACACGCAGGAGCTTCGGCTACTTTGCACAGCGCGGGAGGAAATACATTGTTGCAAATAACTAAACACTAGGAAAATGTCATTCCAAAAGCAGATCACTCAAGAGCATGGACTACAGAAACTACATCATCATCTAAATTGCACATTGCTTTCGCTTTCACATTGAATGACAATTTTTTGGGAGAAATGTACCCTTCTAGAGCTTACGTAATAACTTAACTACTAACAAACAAAACTATGCTCAAAGATGAACATCTTTGTGGGTTTGAGAGACTGATCAGGTAACGTGAATTTTAATTCGGTCACCATGCACTCCAAGTGCCATCATCCGCGAGATGATGTGCGCGCCTTCAAAAAAGACGACGCATGCCCCTCTCAGAAACACACGGATTCTTCAAAACGGACAGACATTAGCTGATTACAAACTTTTTCTATAGTTTAGTTAATTTCAAAACTGTTCAAATCTAAACAGAGACCACACTTTTGACAAGAATGCGACACCATTCTATCGTGTTAATCTTGCACTCTGAACGCCCAACTTACTCAGATGCCACTGACACTGAGGAAAATGACATTCTGAAGTCTGCCATGCCTAAACATTGTTTGATGGTTTCTAAATGCAGTTGAAATCTTACCTTGAATTAGTCCGAAGATGGATTGGACAAATAGTTTAAGTTGTAAAGCTTATA encodes the following:
- the sinhcaf gene encoding LOW QUALITY PROTEIN: SIN3-HDAC complex-associated factor (The sequence of the model RefSeq protein was modified relative to this genomic sequence to represent the inferred CDS: deleted 1 base in 1 codon); the protein is MPIWRGAASLNLMFGFHKPKMYRSLDGCCICRAKSSSSRFTDSKRYEKDFQSCFGLCETRSGEICNACVLLVKRWKKLPAGSKKNWNHVVDARGGPSLKTTVKSKKAKSISRRARPSQISRVQKELKRHNSDAHSTTSSASPAQSPSYSNQSDEGSDSELTPGSSRSPVFSFLDLTYWKRQKVCCGIIYKGRFGEVLIDPHLYKPCCRRNRSRSKRRRRKRRKKRRRKQLTPARRAGGARLPRPSLPLHRSKRKRRRKRRRKRSGKTTRRVIHTLTITHTQTQGTEAALEGGLGELRM